DNA sequence from the Pseudoglutamicibacter cumminsii genome:
AGTCAACTATGCGTGGGAGGTCGGTTCCTTCCGGAAAGAATTCTGGGAGATCACCTCACCCCAGTGTGAATACTGTAAAGCCGTTGACAAGGTCTTCTCACGCATGAAGGACCGCGACGCCTGGGTGGTCGGTGGAGAGATTCGTCTTGAAAACGTGCACATTCCAAATAAAAAGCTCAAGAACGGAAACTACTACGTGACGTTCACAGTGCACGAGGACGAGCGCTCCTATTACGTGCCCGGGAAAACGAAACCAGTCCAAACTGTAGAGGGAGGATGGGGCGACGGCACCGCTATGGTCTTGGAGCGCAAAGAAGCCGGCTGGAGAATGCGCGGGTTTTACGCAATCGACGATTTGCCTCGAGAGAAGTAAGGGGCACTAACAGGCGCGGTCAGCGCCTACCGGCCCTACGCAAAACACCAGCCTCTAACCAGCGTGAGCCCACATCGAAATTGAATCCCACCGCCGCCGCAACCGGAAATAAGCGGACGCGGCGCTCGACACATCCTCATCCAATAACGCATCCAACCCATCGGCGACATCCAAAGCCGAATCATCCGGCCACGCCCTCGCCGTCAACAAGCCATAATCCAGCTCAACCATGGAATCCGGGTGGAACTGCCCCAACCAATCATGCAACTCGGCAACCGACGCCAACATGCCACCCGGTTCTGACCCGTCATCATCCACACCTGACGCACCAAACAGGCCGGATAGCTCGCCATCCTCATCGAAACCGTCCGCATCGGACTCATCGCTCATAATCATAGAAAGGGACGACAACGCCTCAACCGCATACGAAGCTCGCTGGCGAGCCAACACCAAAGGCACCCGCACCGAAGCCGTGAACGGCTGCGAATCATCCGCCGTGACGACCTCCTCCTCATCCCCGGGACGGAACAGCGTGAACCAACTCAACGGGACCCGCCACGTAGACATCCGCGTGAAGGCGGATCTCCCGGTTGAGACGTTCGGTGGGGTTGTTGGACCAGATCTGCCGCCACACATCGTCGGGGAACCCGGTGAAGGCGAGCAGGTCCTCACGGGCATCGCCGAGGTGGTCAGCAACCTCGGGCAGCCTGCTGTCGGTGTACTCCAGCAGGCGGTCGAACTGCTCGTGCA
Encoded proteins:
- a CDS encoding DUF6318 family protein — its product is MDNDAKPAAAAGSALPSESPNGKETKDAKDPKEKTPETSSSPAKLHELATSKRPARNVPVPGPLPKVAKQTNKVGQAAFVDHWLKEVNYAWEVGSFRKEFWEITSPQCEYCKAVDKVFSRMKDRDAWVVGGEIRLENVHIPNKKLKNGNYYVTFTVHEDERSYYVPGKTKPVQTVEGGWGDGTAMVLERKEAGWRMRGFYAIDDLPREK